The Chloroflexota bacterium genome includes the window ACTCAAGCGCAAGTACGACCCGGAAAACTTCTTCCGGTTGAACCAGAACATTCGCCCGGACTGAGGTCCTGTGCGCGACCTCCGGCGGCCACCTGGGCAAGGCCTAGCCGCCGGCGGGGAGACTGCCGCATTGCTCGACTAGGATGGCGGGGTGGTCGATCCCCTCCTGCTGGCGGGTTTGTTCTTCGCCGGGGCCGTCCTATACGCCTCCGTGGGTCATGCCGGCGCGTCTGCGTACCTCGCAACAATGGCGATCCTGGGCGTCTCGCCTGACGTCGCCCGACCGACTGCCCTTGCCCTCAACATCGTCGTTGCGAGCCTCGTCACCTTTCGGTTTTGGCGCGCCGGCTACATCTCCGGCCGTGCGCTGGCGCCGTTCCTGTTGGGCTCCGTTCCGCTCGCGTTTATCGGCGGATCGCTACCTCTCGCTCCGGTGGCATACAAACAGCTCCTCGGGATCGTTCTGCTGGTCGCGGCCGTTGGCATGGCCGGAACCGCTCGCCGGGCGGCTCAGAACGACACAGGGCATGCCACGCCTCATGTTCCGGGCCTACCAGCGGTCCTGATCGGCGCCGCGATCGGGCTGGTGTCAGGCCTGAC containing:
- a CDS encoding sulfite exporter TauE/SafE family protein; this translates as MVDPLLLAGLFFAGAVLYASVGHAGASAYLATMAILGVSPDVARPTALALNIVVASLVTFRFWRAGYISGRALAPFLLGSVPLAFIGGSLPLAPVAYKQLLGIVLLVAAVGMAGTARRAAQNDTGHATPHVPGLPAVLIGAAIGLVSGLTGTGGGIFLSPVLLFTGWTETRAASGIACAFILGNSIAGLAGNLARLASVPPSLPLWAIAVVIGAAIGSEIGSRRGRTFLLRRALGLVLAIAGLKLIFLG